One window of Triticum dicoccoides isolate Atlit2015 ecotype Zavitan chromosome 5A, WEW_v2.0, whole genome shotgun sequence genomic DNA carries:
- the LOC119298976 gene encoding DNA-binding protein HEXBP-like, with protein sequence METNGLSLKTQEIGSKRKWETTTDLSRRFCSNQHENPWNDGSLTTSLGSHKDFRFCNQRESPWEGGRTEHQDKMNGIITCLVCGKEGHYSCDYPFKDQEHKVICTLCSKNGHWSISCCQQNKSENRACTRCGEIGHSTSTHGLLSCSSCDEYHPHGECRLSKVKCFICESQDHYPAQCPLNWVLNAAFQDQRENFQAALWLALSKQVNTLSKRTCHQVSPIARAYNLRPRICFTCREEGHVAFYCPQKRRSILPDLSKEFEESSTIAKSSNLSKELEERDPGTASAKQSSKMKPASVLRCVSCGQEGHRARSCPTRVFICSLCNEEGHRARSCPTRVFICSLCNEEGHKAKKCPQKLQKR encoded by the coding sequence ATGGAAACCAATGGGTTATCTCTCAAGACTCAGGAAATCGGGTCAAAAAGGAAGTGGGAGACTACCACAGACCTCAGCCGCCGCTTTTGCAGTAATCAACATGAAAATCCATGGAATGATGGTTCGCTCACTACCTCGCTAGGGAGCCATAAAGATTTCCGCTTTTGCAACCAACGTGAAAGTCCATGGGAAGGCGGTAGAACAGAGCATCAGGACAAAATGAATGGGATAATCACTTGTTTGGTTTGTGGCAAGGAAGGACATTACAGTTGTGACTACCCTTTCAAGGATCAGGAGCACAAAGTCATTTGCACACTCTGTAGCAAAAATGGCCACTGGAGCATATCGTGTTGCCAACAGAACAAGTCGGAGAATCGCGCTTGCACCCGCTGTGGAGAGATAGGGCATAGTACTAGTACACATGGTCTCCTCAGTTGCTCAAGCTGTGACGAATATCATCCGCATGGAGAGTGTCGATTGAGCAAAGTTAAATGCTTTATTTGTGAAAGTCAGGATCATTATCCTGCTCAGTGCCCCTTGAATTGGGTATTGAATGCAGCGTTTCAGGATCAAAGAGAGAACTTCCAAGCTGCTCTGTGGCTTGCACTATCAAAACAAGTCAACACATTATCTAAACGGACCTGCCATCAAGTCAGTCCAATAGCCAGGGCATACAACTTAAGGCCAAGGATATGCTTTACATGCCGTGAAGAAGGTCATGTTGCCTTTTACTGTCCTCAGAAAAGAAGATCAATATTGCCCGACCTATCCAAAGAATTTGAAGAGAGCAGCACCATAGCTAAATCCTCCAACCTGTCCAAAGAATTAGAAGAACGGGACCCTGGTACTGCTAGTGCTAAACAATCATCAAAAATGAAACCGGCATCGGTTCTTCGATGTGTTAGCTGTGGTCAGGAAGGGCACAGGGCAAGGAGCTGTCCAACACGAGTGTTTATATGCTCCTTATGCAATGAAGAAGGCCACCGGGCCAGGAGCTGTCCAACACGAGTGTTTATATGCTCCTTATGCAATGAAGAAGGCCACAAAGCCAAGAAATGCCCTCAGAAGCTCCAGAAGCGTTAA